A window of Bos taurus isolate L1 Dominette 01449 registration number 42190680 breed Hereford chromosome 19, ARS-UCD2.0, whole genome shotgun sequence contains these coding sequences:
- the UNC119 gene encoding protein unc-119 homolog A has protein sequence MKVKKGGGGAGTGAEHAPGASGPNVEPKPELQAESESGSESEPEAGPGPRPGPLQRKQPIGPEDVLGLQRITGDYLCSPEENIYKIDFVRFKIRDMDSGTVLFEIKKPPASERLPINPRDLDPNAGRFVRYQFTPAFLRLRQVGATVEFTVGDKPVNNFRMIERHYFRNQLLKSFDFHFGFCIPSSKNTCEHIYDFPALSEELINEMIRHPYETQSDSFYFVDDRLVMHNKADYSYSGTP, from the exons ATGAAGGTGAAGAAGGGCGGCGGCGGGGCCGGGACGGGAGCGGAGCACGCTCCAGGGGCCTCGGGCCCGAACGTGGAGCCCAAGCCGGAGCTGCAGGCGGAATCCGAATCCGGGTCCGAGTCGGAGCCGGAGGCAGGCCCGGGGCCCAGGCCGGGGCCGCTGCAGAGGAAGCAGCCGATCGGGCCGGAGGACGTGTTGGGGCTGCAGCGGATCACGGGCG ACTACCTGTGCTCCCCTGAGGAGAATATCTACAAGATTGACTTCGTCAGGTTCAAGATTCGGGACATGGACTCAGGCACTGTCCTCTTTGAAATCAAGAAGCCCCCAGCTTCAG AGCGGCTGCCCATCAACCCGCGGGACCTGGACCCCAATGCTGGGCGCTTTGTCCGCTACCAGTTCACGCCTGCCTTCCTCCGCCTGAGGCAGGTGGGAGCCAC GGTGGAGTTCACAGTGGGAGACAAGCCTGTCAACAACTTCCGCATGATTGAGAGGCACTACTTCCGCAACCAGCTGCTCAAAAGCTTCGACTTCCACTTTGGCTTCTGCATCCCCAGCAGCAAGAACACCTGCGAGCACATCTACGACTTCCCTGCTCTCTCCGAGGAGCTGA TCAACGAGATGATCCGTCACCCGTATGAGACACAGTCCGACAGCTTCTACTTCGTGGATGACCGGCTGGTGATGCACAACAAAGCTGACTATTCCTACAGCGGGACGCCCTGA
- the PIGS gene encoding GPI transamidase component PIG-S isoform X1: MAATGAAATDLEVVRGKRAALFFATVVIVLGLPLWWKTTETYRAPLPYSQISGLNSLKLRLMVPVTVVFTQESVPLDDQEKLPFTVVHEREIPLKYKLKIKCRFQKAYRRALDHEEAALSLGNIQGRVSRQAAARPSPYSSSSPKSPGCGIAHSFHLLQKSPQDMMSYIGPKRMAVVRGITHREAFNIIGRRIIQVVQAMSLTEDVLAAALADHLPEDKWSSDKRRPLKSSLGYEITFSLLNPDPKSHDVHWDIEGAVQRYVQPFLSALSAAGNFSVDSQILYYAVLGVNPRFDSASSSYYLAAHSLPHVINPVESRLGSSAASLYPVLNFLLYVPELAHSPLYIQDKDGAPVATNAFHSPRWGGIMVYNVDPKAYNGSQLPVRVEVDMMRVMEVFLAQLRLLFGIAQPQLPPKCLFFGPKSEGIMTWELDRLLWARSVENLATATTTLTSLAQLLGKISNIVIKDDVASEVYRAVAAVQKAAEELSSGHLASAFAASQEAVTSSERAFFDPSLLHLLYFPDDQKFAIYIPLFLPMAVPILLSLFKIFLETRKSWKKPEKTD, encoded by the exons ATGGCGGCCACCGGGGCTGCAGCTACGGACCTAG AGGTGGTCCGAGGCAAGCGCGCCGCCCTCTTCTTCGCCACGGTGGTCATCGTGCTAGGGTTGCCGCTCTGGTGGAAGACCACGGAGACCTACCGGGCCCCGTTGCCTTACTCCCAGATCAGTGGGCTGAATTCCCTGAAG CTGCGGCTAATGGTGCCAGTCACTGTAGTGTTTACCCAGGAGTCAGTGCCATTGGATGACCAGGAAAAGCTGCCTTTCACCGTTGTGCATGAGAGAGAGATCCCTCTGAAGT ATAAACTGAAAATCAAATGCCGTTTCCAGAAGGCCTATCGGAGGGCTTTGGATCATGAGGAGGCGGCCTTGTCACTGGGCAATATACAAG GTAGGGTGAGCAGACAGGCTGCGGCCCGGCCGTCTCCCTACAGCTCGTCCTCACCTAAGTCTCCTGGTTGTGGGATTGCCCATTCCTTCCATTTGCTGCAGAAAAGTCcgcaa GACATGATGAGCTACATTGGGCCCAAGCGGATGGCAGTTGTGCGGGGGATAACGCACCGGGAGGCCTTTAACATCATCGGCCGCCGCATCATCCAGGTAGTCCAGGCCATGTCTTTGACTGAGGACGTTCTTGCTGCAGCCCTGGCTGACCACCTTCCTGAGGACAAGTGGAGCTCTGATAAAAGGCGGCCTCTCAAGTCCAGCTTGG GCTATGAAATCACCTTCAGTTTACTCAACCCTGACCCCAAGTCCCATGACGTCCACTGGGACATCGAGGGGGCTGTCCAGCGCTATGTGCAGCCCTTCCTGAGTGCCCTCAGTGCAGCAGGCAACTTCTCTGTGGACTCGCAG attctttactatgcAGTGTTGGGGGTAAACCCCCGCTTTGActcagcttcctccagctactactTGGCCGCCCACAGCCTCCCCCATGTCATCAACCCTGTGGAGTCCCGGCTGG GATCCAGCGCCGCCTCCCTTTACCCCGTGCTCAACTTTCTCCTCTACGTTCCGGAGCTCGCCCACTCCCCCCTGTACATTCAGGACAAGGATGGGGCTCCAGTGGCCACCAACGCCTTCCACAGTCCCCGCTGGGGTGGCATTATG GTATACAACGTGGACCCGAAAGCCTACAACGGCTCGCAGCTGCCGGTGAGAGTCGAGGTGGACATGATGCGGGTTATGGAGGTGTTCCTGGCTCAGTTGCG GCTGCTCTTTGGGATTGCTCAGCCCCAGCTGCCTCCAAAATGCCTGTTTTTTGGGCCTAAGAGTGAAGGGATAATGACCTGGGAGTTAGACCGTTTGCTCTGGGCCCGGTCCGTGGAGAACCTGGCCACAGCCACCACCACTCTCACCTCCCTGGCCCAGCTTCTGGGCAAGATCAGCAATATTGTCATCAAGGACGATGTGGCATCTGAG GTGTACAGGGCTGTAGCTGCAGTCCAGAAGGCGGCGGAGGAGTTGTCCTCTGGGCACCTGGCCTCTGCCTTCGCTGCCAGCCAGGAAGCTGTGACATCCTCGGAGCGTGCCTTTTTTGATCCCTCACTCCTCCACCTCCTCTATTTCCCTGATGACCAGAAGTTTGCCATCTACATCCCGCTCTTCCTGCCCATGGCTGTGCCCATCCTCTTGTCCCTGTTCAAAATCTTCCTGGAGACTCGCAAGTCCTGGAAAAAGCCTGAGAAGACAGACTGA
- the PIGS gene encoding GPI transamidase component PIG-S (The RefSeq protein has 1 substitution compared to this genomic sequence) → MAATGAAATDLEVVRGKRAALFFATVVIVLGLPLWWKTTETYRAPLPYSQISGLNSLKLRLMVPVTVVFTQESVPLDDQEKLPFTVVHEREIPLKYKLKIKCRFQKAYRRALDHEEAALSLGNIQEAEAMLAEPSEQAEGSLTVYVISERCSLLPQDMMSYIGPKRMAVVRGITHREAFNIIGRRIIQVVQAMSLTEDVLAAALADHLPEDKWSSDKRRPLKSSLGYEITFSLLNPDPKSHDVHWDIEGAVRRYVQPFLSALSAAGNFSVDSQILYYAVLGVNPRFDSASSSYYLAAHSLPHVINPVESRLGSSAASLYPVLNFLLYVPELAHSPLYIQDKDGAPVATNAFHSPRWGGIMVYNVDPKAYNGSQLPVRVEVDMMRVMEVFLAQLRLLFGIAQPQLPPKCLFFGPKSEGIMTWELDRLLWARSVENLATATTTLTSLAQLLGKISNIVIKDDVASEVYRAVAAVQKAAEELSSGHLASAFAASQEAVTSSERAFFDPSLLHLLYFPDDQKFAIYIPLFLPMAVPILLSLFKIFLETRKSWKKPEKTD, encoded by the exons ATGGCGGCCACCGGGGCTGCAGCTACGGACCTAG AGGTGGTCCGAGGCAAGCGCGCCGCCCTCTTCTTCGCCACGGTGGTCATCGTGCTAGGGTTGCCGCTCTGGTGGAAGACCACGGAGACCTACCGGGCCCCGTTGCCTTACTCCCAGATCAGTGGGCTGAATTCCCTGAAG CTGCGGCTAATGGTGCCAGTCACTGTAGTGTTTACCCAGGAGTCAGTGCCATTGGATGACCAGGAAAAGCTGCCTTTCACCGTTGTGCATGAGAGAGAGATCCCTCTGAAGT ATAAACTGAAAATCAAATGCCGTTTCCAGAAGGCCTATCGGAGGGCTTTGGATCATGAGGAGGCGGCCTTGTCACTGGGCAATATACAAG AGGCAGAAGCCATGTTAGCTGAGCCATCGGAGCAAGCAGAGGGCTCCCTGACAGTGTATGTGATCTCTGAACGCTGCTCGCTCCTCCCTCAG GACATGATGAGCTACATTGGGCCCAAGCGGATGGCAGTTGTGCGGGGGATAACGCACCGGGAGGCCTTTAACATCATCGGCCGCCGCATCATCCAGGTAGTCCAGGCCATGTCTTTGACTGAGGACGTTCTTGCTGCAGCCCTGGCTGACCACCTTCCTGAGGACAAGTGGAGCTCTGATAAAAGGCGGCCTCTCAAGTCCAGCTTGG GCTATGAAATCACCTTCAGTTTACTCAACCCTGACCCCAAGTCCCATGACGTCCACTGGGACATCGAGGGGGCTGTCCAGCGCTATGTGCAGCCCTTCCTGAGTGCCCTCAGTGCAGCAGGCAACTTCTCTGTGGACTCGCAG attctttactatgcAGTGTTGGGGGTAAACCCCCGCTTTGActcagcttcctccagctactactTGGCCGCCCACAGCCTCCCCCATGTCATCAACCCTGTGGAGTCCCGGCTGG GATCCAGCGCCGCCTCCCTTTACCCCGTGCTCAACTTTCTCCTCTACGTTCCGGAGCTCGCCCACTCCCCCCTGTACATTCAGGACAAGGATGGGGCTCCAGTGGCCACCAACGCCTTCCACAGTCCCCGCTGGGGTGGCATTATG GTATACAACGTGGACCCGAAAGCCTACAACGGCTCGCAGCTGCCGGTGAGAGTCGAGGTGGACATGATGCGGGTTATGGAGGTGTTCCTGGCTCAGTTGCG GCTGCTCTTTGGGATTGCTCAGCCCCAGCTGCCTCCAAAATGCCTGTTTTTTGGGCCTAAGAGTGAAGGGATAATGACCTGGGAGTTAGACCGTTTGCTCTGGGCCCGGTCCGTGGAGAACCTGGCCACAGCCACCACCACTCTCACCTCCCTGGCCCAGCTTCTGGGCAAGATCAGCAATATTGTCATCAAGGACGATGTGGCATCTGAG GTGTACAGGGCTGTAGCTGCAGTCCAGAAGGCGGCGGAGGAGTTGTCCTCTGGGCACCTGGCCTCTGCCTTCGCTGCCAGCCAGGAAGCTGTGACATCCTCGGAGCGTGCCTTTTTTGATCCCTCACTCCTCCACCTCCTCTATTTCCCTGATGACCAGAAGTTTGCCATCTACATCCCGCTCTTCCTGCCCATGGCTGTGCCCATCCTCTTGTCCCTGTTCAAAATCTTCCTGGAGACTCGCAAGTCCTGGAAAAAGCCTGAGAAGACAGACTGA
- the ALDOC gene encoding fructose-bisphosphate aldolase C isoform X1 gives MPHSYPALSAEQKKELSDIALRIVAPGKGILAADESVGSMAKRLSQIGVENTEENRRLYRQVLFSADDRVKKCIGGVIFFHETLYQKDDNGVPFVRTIQDKGIVVGIKVDKGVVPLAGTDGETTTQGLDGLSERCAQYKKDGADFAKWRCVLKISERTPSALAILENANVLARYASICQQNGIVPIVEPEILPDGDHDLKRCQYVTEKVLAAVYKALSDHHVYLEGTLLKPNMVTPGHACAIKYSPEEIAMATVTALRRTVPPAVPGVTFLSGGQSEEEASLNLNAINRCPLPRPWALTFSYGRALQASALNAWRGQQDNAGAATEEFIKRAEVNGLAAQGKYEGSGEDGGAAVQSLYIANHAY, from the exons ATGCCCCACTCGTACCCAGCCCTTTCTGCTGAGCAGAAAAAGGAGTTGTCCGACATTGCCCTGCGGATTGTGGCCCCAGGCAAAGGCATTCTGGCCGCAGATGAGTCTGTAG GCAGCATGGCCAAGCGACTGAGCCAAATCGGGGTGGAGAACACCGAGGAGAACCGCCGGTTGTATCGCCAGGTTCTGTTTAGTGCCGATGACCGTGTGAAGAAGTGCATCGGCGGTGTCATCTTCTTCCATGAGACACTCTACCAGAAAGACGATAATGGTGTCCCCTTCGTCCGCACCATCCAGGATAAGGGGATTGTCGTGGGCATCAAG GTTGACAAGGGTGTGGTGCCTCTAGCCGGAACTGATGGAGAAACCACCACTCAAG GGCTGGATGGGCTCTCGGAGCGCTGTGCCCAGTACAAGAAGGATGGCGCTGACTTTGCCAAGTGGCGCTGCGTGCTGAAAATCAGTGAGCGCACACCCTCAGCACTTGCCATTCTGGAGAATGCCAATGTGCTGGCCCGCTATGCCAGCATCTGCCAGCAG AATGGGATTGTGCCTATTGTGGAACCTGAGATTCTGCCTGATGGAGACCATGACCTCAAACGTTGCCAGTACGTTACAGAGAAG GTCCTGGCTGCTGTGTACAAGGCCCTGAGTGACCATCACGTGTACCTGGAGGGCACCCTGCTCAAGCCCAACATGGTGACCCCTGGCCATGCCTGCGCCATTAAGTATAGCCCAGAGGAGATCGCCATGGCAACTGTCACTGCCCTGCGTCGCACTGTGCCCCCGGCTGTCCCAG GAGTGACCTTCCTCTCTGGGGGTCAGAGTGAAGAAGAGGCATCTCTCAACCTCAATGCTATCAACCGATGCCCCCTTCCCCGGCCGTGGGCCCTCACCTTCTCCTATGGGCGTGCCCTGCAGGCCTCTGCACTCAATGCCTGGCGAGGGCAACAGGACAATGCTGGGGCCGCCACTGAGGAGTTCATCAAGCGGGCCGAG GTGAATGGGCTTGCAGCCCAGGGCAAATATGAAGGCAGCGGAGAAGACGGTGGAGCGGCAGTGCAGTCCCTCTACATTGCCAACCACGCCTACTGA